A genome region from Anastrepha obliqua isolate idAnaObli1 chromosome 4, idAnaObli1_1.0, whole genome shotgun sequence includes the following:
- the LOC129245814 gene encoding larval cuticle protein 65Ag1-like, which yields MANSCILLFICASAFALTTAATIRDRPLIGKPAIAPVAVAAEPVKDFVPIVKSLAERKDDGSFVFSYEGADGSQREEVGIVRNAGTDDETLEVSGSYRYYDADGQLVEVRYTAGENGFVPQGTNIPQEISAAAHAAAEVARRQPVEVK from the exons ATGGCAAATTCT TGTATTCTCCTATTTATTTGCGCTTCAGCTTTTGCGCTAACCACAGCTGCCACAATCCGCGATCGTCCGCTGATCGGCAAACCAGCTATTGCGCCTGTGGCCGTAGCCGCTGAGCCAGTGAAGGATTTTGTGCCTATTGTTAAATCTTTGGCAGAACGCAAGGATGATGGCTCTTTTGTTTTCTCTTATGAGGGTGCCGACGGCAGTCAACGCGAAGAGGTTGGTATTGTCAGGAACGCCGGCACTGACGATGAAACTTTGGAAGTGTCTGGTTCTTATCGCTACTACGATGCTGATGGTCAGCTGGTCGAGGTACGTTACACCGCTGGCGAAAATGGTTTCGTGCCACAAGGAACAAATATTCCTCAAGAAATTTCGGCTGCAGCACATGCAGCGGCTGAAGTGGCACGTCGTCAGCCAGTGGAAGTGAAGTGA